In Microcaecilia unicolor chromosome 1, aMicUni1.1, whole genome shotgun sequence, the following are encoded in one genomic region:
- the LOC115481932 gene encoding olfactory receptor 1019-like, which translates to MDIRNHSSVTEFILLGLTDDPELQILLFIIFSFVYIITILGNIGMLVVITTDPQLQTAMYFFLRHLSFVDLCYSTVIVPQTLINFLSERKAISFLGCAAQMFFFVGMGASEGLILALMSYDRYIAICNPLLYTTVMTNNICILLVSGAYFGGFLNSLIQTASIFSLSFCRSNKITHFFCDIPPLLKLSCSDTSLNEILLKDNHSSVTEFILLGLTDDPDLQILLFIIFSFVYIITILGNIGMLVVITTDSQLQTAMYFFLRHLSFVDLCYSTVIVPQTLINFLSEKKVISFLGCAAQMFFFVGLGASEGLILALMSYDRYIAICNPLLYTTVMTNNICILLVSGAYFGGFLNSLIQTASIFSLSFCRSNKITHFLCDIPPLLKLSCSDTSLNEILLFSFAGSIQVGTLLVILISYAFILCSILRMPSATGRHKAFNTCASHFLCVTLFYSTAIFMYMRPSSKYTMDQDRVVSVFYTVIIPMLNPLIYSLRNKDVKAALRKTIRRTVDFLH; encoded by the exons ATGGATATCAGGAATCATTCTTCAGTGACTGAGTTCATTCTCTTAGGACTCACCGATGATCCAGAACTACAGATTCTGCTTTTCATTATCTTTTCATTTGTTTATATCATAACAATATTGGGCAATATTGGCATGCTTGTGGTCATTACTACAGATCCTCAGCTTCAGACTgccatgtacttcttcctcagaCATTTGTCCTTTGTAGATCTCTGTTACTCAACAGTTATTGTCCCTCAAACACTAATCAATTTCCTGTCAGAAAGAAAAGCCATTTCATTTCTTGGCTGTGCAGCTCAAATGTTTTTCTTTGTTGGAATGGGAGCCTCAGAAGGACTGATACTTGCTCTTATGTCTTATGATCGTTATATTGCCATATGCAACCCATTGCTTTATACTACTGTAATGACAAATAATATCTGTATTCTGTTGGTAAGCGGTGCCTATTTTGGTGGATTCCTCAATTCCCTCATACAAACAGCCAGTATCTTCAGTCTATCCTTCTGCAGATCCAATAAGATTACTCATTTCTTCTGTGACATTCCACCCCTCTTAAAGCTCTCCTGCTCTGACACATCACTGAATGAAATCTTACT caagga CAATCATTCTTCAGTGACTGAGTTCATTCTCTTAGGCCTCACCGATGATCCAGACCTACAGATTCTGCTTTTCATTATCTTTTCATTTGTTTATATCATAACAATATTGGGCAATATTGGCATGCTTGTGGTCATTACTACAGATTCTCAGCTTCAGACTgccatgtacttcttcctcaggCATTTGTCCTTTGTAGATCTCTGTTACTCAACAGTTATTGTCCCTCAAACACTAATCAATTTCCTATCAGAGAAGAAAGTCATTTCATTCCTTGGCTGTGCAGCTCAAATGTTTTTCTTTGTTGGATTGGGAGCCTCAGAAGGATTGATACTTGCTCTTATGTCTTATGATCGTTACATTGCCATATGCAACCCATTGCTTTATACTACTGTAATGACAAATAATATCTGTATTCTGTTGGTAAGCGGTGCCTATTTTGGTGGATTCCTCAATTCCCTCATACAAACAGCCAGTATCTTCAGTCTATCCTTCTGCAGATCCAATAAGATTACTCATTTCTTATGTGACATTCCACCCCTCTTAAAGCTCTCCTGCTCTGACACATCACTGAATGAAATCTTATTGTTCTCTTTTGCAGGCAGTATTCAGGTTGGAACTCTGCTGGTCATCCTGATTTCCTATGCTTTCATCCTCTGCTCCATCCTGAGGATGCCATCTGCCACAGGCAGGCACAAGGCTTTCAATACCTGTGCCTCCCATTTTCTCTGTGTCACCTTGTTCTATAGCACTGCGATTTTCATGTACATGAGGCCCAGTTCAAAGTACACAATGGACCAGGACAGAGTAGTATCTGTGTTTTATACAGTTATAATCCCCATGCTAAACCCCCTGATCTACAGCCTGAGAAATAAGGATGTGAAAGCAGCTCTGAGGAAAACCATAAGGAGGACAGTTGATTTTTTACATTAG